The following proteins are co-located in the Anaerolineales bacterium genome:
- the mraZ gene encoding division/cell wall cluster transcriptional repressor MraZ: MFLGQFSHSADAKGRLTVPVRFRAGLAAGAYITQGFERNLMVYTTDSFERLAKRANMLSTTDPEARAVRRMIFGGATEVALDSVGRILIPPFLRDFAQLQDEVTVVGVGEYFEIWSTQAWLTELASVTNAESNSRRFAAFDLSAG; this comes from the coding sequence ATGTTTCTAGGCCAGTTTAGCCACAGTGCGGATGCCAAAGGCCGCCTCACGGTGCCGGTGCGCTTTCGCGCTGGCCTGGCGGCCGGCGCGTACATCACTCAGGGATTCGAACGCAACTTGATGGTTTATACCACGGACAGTTTTGAGCGGCTGGCGAAGCGCGCCAACATGCTCTCGACGACCGACCCCGAGGCCCGCGCCGTCCGACGCATGATTTTTGGCGGCGCGACCGAGGTCGCTCTGGATTCCGTCGGCCGCATCCTGATCCCGCCCTTCCTGCGCGACTTCGCGCAGCTGCAAGACGAGGTGACCGTCGTCGGTGTAGGCGAATACTTCGAAATCTGGAGCACCCAAGCCTGGCTGACGGAGTTGGCCTCGGTGACCAACGCCGAGTCCAACTCCCGCCGGTTCGCGGCCTTCGACTTGTCTGCCGGGTAG
- the rsmH gene encoding 16S rRNA (cytosine(1402)-N(4))-methyltransferase RsmH: MASVSSPPHIPVLYRDVLSALHVTAGSRHIDGTLGAGGHAAGILEASAPDGELLGLDRDPGALAEAGRRLTRFAGRAHLRRGSFADLRHHAVAIGWGQVDGVVLDLGVSSMQVDDPGRGFSFRADGPLDMRFDPEQPTSADELINTWEEEALAEVIGRYGEEPLAGRVARAIVARRPIHSTLELANVIAAAVRTRRPGLHPATRTFQALRIAVNQELQALEQALPQAVDLLAPGGRLVVISFHSLEDRIVKGFIRRESLDCLCPPDLPVCTCGHVARLRPVSRRAVKPAAEEIANNPRSRSARLRSAERPGAA; the protein is encoded by the coding sequence ATGGCGTCGGTCAGTTCGCCACCGCATATCCCGGTCCTTTACAGGGATGTGCTCTCCGCGCTGCACGTGACCGCGGGCAGCCGTCATATCGACGGGACCCTAGGGGCGGGCGGACATGCCGCCGGAATTCTCGAAGCCAGCGCCCCCGATGGCGAGTTGTTGGGGCTGGATCGGGATCCAGGCGCCCTGGCTGAGGCCGGGCGCCGCCTGACCCGGTTCGCAGGACGGGCTCACCTGCGGCGTGGCTCCTTTGCCGATCTGCGCCACCACGCGGTAGCTATCGGGTGGGGCCAGGTCGATGGCGTTGTGCTCGACCTCGGGGTGTCCTCCATGCAAGTCGACGACCCGGGGCGCGGCTTCAGCTTTCGGGCGGACGGGCCGCTGGATATGCGGTTCGACCCCGAGCAGCCGACCTCGGCCGATGAACTGATCAACACCTGGGAGGAGGAGGCGTTGGCGGAGGTGATCGGGCGCTACGGCGAGGAGCCGTTGGCCGGTCGAGTGGCGAGGGCGATCGTCGCCCGACGGCCGATTCATTCCACCTTGGAGCTCGCCAATGTGATCGCCGCAGCAGTCCGGACCCGGCGCCCTGGCCTGCACCCCGCCACCCGCACCTTCCAGGCATTACGGATCGCGGTGAACCAGGAGCTGCAGGCCTTGGAGCAAGCCCTGCCTCAGGCCGTCGATCTGCTCGCCCCGGGTGGGCGGTTGGTGGTGATCTCCTTCCATTCCCTGGAAGACCGGATCGTGAAGGGCTTCATCCGCCGAGAAAGCCTGGATTGCCTGTGCCCTCCCGATCTGCCCGTGTGCACTTGTGGGCACGTCGCACGGCTGAGGCCGGTGAGCCGCAGGGCGGTCAAGCCGGCCGCCGAGGAAATCGCCAACAATCCCCGGTCCCGCAGCGCTCGCCTACGGAGCGCGGAGCGGCCGGGGGCGGCATGA